One genomic window of Nicotiana sylvestris chromosome 10, ASM39365v2, whole genome shotgun sequence includes the following:
- the LOC138880209 gene encoding uncharacterized protein — protein sequence MARTRNSDTDTQDAAQETIATIVAQGRTKKARTQKRKVNSAMEMFKAFMANQNERRDEIPPQSNRQSNSESSRVNEFLKLSPPVFHGSIVDEDPMLWLEGVKKALRVMKAFDDEAVELAAYQLRDVVGAWFEMWEKERDEDDEEDRESKATEFEQLKQGNKSVQEYYMEFIRLAKHAPHMVKTEKAKIRRFVGGLAYHIKDTISAAAVGMEAFSSVVGFAKNLEKYRQLRREEKELNNHQSGGGSSFRRTQSNGNQSRQNQNFRTSSSHSQNHAEQHSHQQSLCGTCKRQHSGQYKLGFHGFYHCGDIGHIKANCPKLRRNLSGGPTRPSSSSATAVAPPQARGSHNQIGHGVGRGADRVTQGGGQPRLFATLDRQSAEASAEVITGILLVCSHNAYAIMDPGSTFSYVTPYFAINLGLEPEQLSEPFLVSASIGESVKVTRVYRGCIVSVQGRNTKADLIELEMVDFDVIMGMDWLSSCYAMLDCHAKIVRFQFPNEEVIEWKSSSASLVGKFIFYLKAQRMIGKGCLAYLAHIINPESEPPVLQSVPIVREFPEVFPDDLPGLPPERIIDFGIDLMPDTQPISIPPYRMAPA from the exons ATGGCTCGTACTCGCAACTCTGACACCGACACTCAAGATGCTGCTCAAGAAACTATTGCTACTATTGTGGCTCAAGGCAGAACTAAAAAGGCTCGAACTCAGAAAAGGAAGG TCAACAGTGCTATGGAGATGTTTAAGGCCTTTATGGCCAACCAGAATGAGAGAAGAGATGAGATTCCACCTCAATCAAATAGACAGAGCAATTCTGAGTCCTCAAgagtgaatgaatttttgaagttgagtcCTCCAGTGTTCCATGGTTCTATAGTTGATGAAGATCCGATGTTGTGGCTGGAAGGTGTCAAGAAAGCCCTCCGAgtgatgaaagcatttgatgatgaaGCTGTAGAGCTAGCTGCTTACCAGCTTAGAGATGTGGTCGGcgcttggtttgagatgtgggaaaaggaaagagatgaagatgatg aagaggatagggaatctaaggctacagagttcgaacagctcaagcaagggaataaaagtgTGCAAGAGTACTACATGGAATTCATAAGGTTAGCTAAGCATGCTCCTCACATGGTTAAGACTGAAAAAGCAAAGATTCGTAGGTTTGTGGGCGGTTTAGCTTACCACATTAAGGATACGATATCAGCTGCAGCAGTAGGGATGGAAGCCTTCTCCTCTGTTGTGGGATTTGCCAAGAACTTAGAGAAATACAGACAActaaggagagaagaaaaagagcttAACAA TCATCAGTCAGGTGGTGGGTCCTCCTTCAGACGTACTCAGAGTAATGGAAATCAGTCTCGCCAGAATCAGAAttttaggacatcatcctcacatagCCAGAATCATGCTGAGCAACATTCACACCAGCAAAGTCTTTGTGGAACATGTAAGCGGCAACATTCAGGTCAATACAAGCTCGGGTTTCATGGTTTCTACCATTGTGGAGACATTGGTCATATAAAGGCCAACTGCCCAAAGTTGCGACGTAATCTCAGTGGTGGACCAACTCGTCCTTCTAGTTCCTCAGCTACTGCAGTTGCACCACCTCAGGCTCGTGGTTCTCATAATCAGATCGGGCATGGAGTAGGCAGAGGTGCAGACCGAGTTACTCAAGGAGGGGGACAACCCCGTTTGTTTGCTACACTTGATCGTCAGAGTGCAGAGGCATCTGCagaagttattacaggtatacttttagtctgctcacataatgcttatgccataatggatccaggttcaacattttcatatgtgactccatactttgcaattaaccTCGGACTAGAACCTGAACAACTTAGTGAGCCATTCCTAGTATCTGCTTCAATTGGCGAGTCAGTGAAAGTCACCAGAGTCTATAGAGGTTGTATAGTTTCAGTCCAAGGTCGCAATACCAAAGCCGATCTCATAGAGttagaaatggtggattttgatgtgatcatgggtatggattggttgtcttcctgctatgccatgttagattgtcatgctaagatagtcaggttccaatttccaaatgaagaagtcATAGAGTGGAAGAGTAGTTCAGCATCGcttgtaggtaagtttattttttaccttaaggcacaacgaatgatcggtaaggggtgtctcgcctatttggctcacattattaatccagaatcagaaccaccagTTCTTCAGTCAGTGCCAATTGTTAGAGAATTTCCAGAAGTTTTCCCAGATGACCTTCCCGGACTTCCTCCCGAAAGAATCATAGACTTTGGCATTGATCTCATGCCAGacactcagcccatatctataccTCCTTATAGGATGGCTCCAGCATAA